DNA sequence from the Candidatus Polarisedimenticolia bacterium genome:
GCCGTCACGTTCCTGCCCGTCAACCCGGCGTTTCCCCCTGGACTGCGGTGGCTCCGGCGGATCGCCTATGTCCGGACGATCATCAACGAAGCGCTCTTCGTCGCCAGCCTGCGGCGGCTTCGACGGGCGGATACCGTGCACGTCTTCTCCGCCTCCTATTGGTCGTTCCTGCTGGGCCCGGCGCCGGCCATGGTGGCCGGACGCATCATGGGGAAGCGAGTCGTCCTCAACTATCGCAGCGGCGAGGCTGACGACCATCTCACCCACTGGGGACTCTTGGTCCATCCCTGGCTGCGGCTGGCGCACGAGATCGTGGTTCCCTCGGAGTATCTCCGAACCGTCTTCGCCCACCACGGCTACCGGGTGCGCGTGATCCGCAACCTGGTGGACACCTCGCGCTTCCGCTATCGGGAGCGCGTCCCCTTGCGCCCCAAGCTTCTGTCGACGCGGAACCTCGAGCCGTACTACCGCGTGGACATCACCCTCCAGGCCTTCGCGCTCCTCAAGGCGCGGTACCCGGAGGCGACGCTCACCATCGTGGGCTACGGAAGCGAGGAAGAGAGGCTCCGCCGCCTGGCGGCTTCCCTCGGAGCAGGCGGCATCCGCTTCGTGGGGAAGGCGGATAGACCGGCGCTGCCCGGCCTGTACGACGAGCACGACATCTTCGTCAATTCCTCCGTCCTGGACAACCAGCCGGTGTCCGTGCTGGAAGCGTTTGCCTCCGGGCTGCCCGTGGTCTCGACGGCCACCGGAGATATCGGGGCCATGGTCCGCTCCCGAGAGACCGGGCTCCTCGTGGCACCGCGGGATCCGGAAGCGACGGCGAAGGCCATCGCAAGCCTGTTGCAGAGTCCCGACCGAGCACTGCTCATGGCCCGGCGGGCGAACCAGGAGGTGGAGAAGTACACCTGGCCCGCCGTGCGCGGTCAGTGGGCGGAAGCGTACCGCGCAGGGTAGCGTCTCCCCATGGCCGCAGGTTCACTTCGGTGATCGCACTCGATCCT
Encoded proteins:
- a CDS encoding glycosyltransferase family 4 protein: MTTTIAIGRNAALEDSCLRLAMVAPSLEIIGGQGVQAEALAQVLATEGHAVTFLPVNPAFPPGLRWLRRIAYVRTIINEALFVASLRRLRRADTVHVFSASYWSFLLGPAPAMVAGRIMGKRVVLNYRSGEADDHLTHWGLLVHPWLRLAHEIVVPSEYLRTVFAHHGYRVRVIRNLVDTSRFRYRERVPLRPKLLSTRNLEPYYRVDITLQAFALLKARYPEATLTIVGYGSEEERLRRLAASLGAGGIRFVGKADRPALPGLYDEHDIFVNSSVLDNQPVSVLEAFASGLPVVSTATGDIGAMVRSRETGLLVAPRDPEATAKAIASLLQSPDRALLMARRANQEVEKYTWPAVRGQWAEAYRAG